From Candidatus Moraniibacteriota bacterium, one genomic window encodes:
- a CDS encoding Trp family transcriptional regulator codes for MGKVKPLDIEKEKRQEAIAEFFRVIEKLKSRKEMTNFFLGILTASEILMLARRIQIAQCLIGEKSYEEIQRKLRVGSETIHRTDQWLSHEDEKVRKWLKELMGEEKKEMIKTKRYRPTSLLSRYPHHRFWSDLLG; via the coding sequence ATGGGAAAGGTAAAACCGTTAGATATTGAAAAAGAAAAACGGCAAGAGGCAATTGCTGAATTCTTCAGGGTTATTGAAAAACTGAAGAGTCGAAAGGAGATGACGAATTTCTTTTTAGGGATTTTGACAGCCAGTGAAATACTGATGTTGGCAAGGCGTATTCAGATCGCTCAGTGTTTGATTGGTGAGAAAAGTTACGAGGAAATTCAGAGAAAATTGAGGGTTGGGAGCGAAACAATTCATCGAACCGATCAGTGGCTAAGCCATGAAGACGAGAAAGTAAGAAAATGGCTAAAAGAATTAATGGGGGAGGAAAAGAAAGAAATGATTAAAACGAAACGATATAGGCCAACTAGTCTGCTCAGTCGATATCCTCATCA